The following coding sequences are from one bacterium SCSIO 12741 window:
- a CDS encoding Crp/Fnr family transcriptional regulator, which produces MTQEIIQYLSQYVDLSEELIQSIEQSTLVQSFPKGTLLLKEGEKADHSYFVLKGCIRSYKSPGYNERTLDFFTEMQIAVPLTYGEDRPSPHYLECLEDTLVTVSTPEIESEGFAKHPEFESLCRIMSEKFLNENQQDFLEFRQASPEERYLNLQRNRPNLLQRAPQYQIASYLGMTAESLSRIRKRQTKKKD; this is translated from the coding sequence ATGACTCAGGAAATCATTCAATATTTATCCCAATATGTGGACCTCAGTGAGGAGCTCATTCAATCGATTGAACAATCGACTTTGGTGCAATCTTTTCCCAAGGGAACCCTACTCCTAAAAGAGGGGGAAAAAGCGGATCATTCCTACTTCGTTTTAAAGGGGTGTATACGGAGCTATAAGAGTCCGGGTTACAACGAAAGGACCTTGGACTTTTTCACCGAAATGCAAATTGCCGTTCCCCTAACCTATGGAGAAGATCGTCCTTCGCCGCATTACCTGGAATGCCTTGAGGATACGCTGGTGACGGTTAGCACTCCTGAAATAGAATCGGAAGGATTTGCTAAACACCCGGAATTCGAATCGCTGTGCCGCATTATGAGTGAAAAATTCCTGAACGAAAACCAACAAGATTTCCTAGAGTTTCGCCAAGCTTCTCCTGAAGAGCGTTACCTCAATTTGCAACGCAACCGTCCAAATCTGCTTCAACGGGCGCCCCAATACCAAATCGCCAGCTATTTAGGCATGACTGCTGAATCCCTTAGCCGAATCCGAAAAAGGCAGACGAAGAAGAAGGACTGA
- a CDS encoding RNA polymerase sigma factor, with translation MKQGTLIETSYQEASDLQLRSDALNGNTKALDQLIRNHYAFIYNVALKMVLDPNDAEDVTQEIVIKIITHLGKFQGRSSFRTWLYRIVVNHILTLKKMHCEYIVQDFDQYARELNQMPDHDFPFQDSETPESQQILEEIKLSCTAGMLMCLDREQRLVYTLGGIFEVDHNLGAEILDITPANFRQKLSRARKQLHSFMHNQCSLVNPSNPCKCAKKTKAFIDSGVVDPNHLVYRSHFTRRIEQILEKDHHKMEKELDTMTQSLYQNAPYQESEAFKKKLLDLIDSKRFQDTLDFGRES, from the coding sequence ATGAAACAAGGAACGCTAATCGAGACATCCTACCAGGAAGCATCCGATCTTCAACTAAGATCGGATGCCCTGAATGGGAATACCAAGGCCCTTGATCAACTTATTCGCAACCATTACGCCTTCATTTATAACGTGGCGTTGAAAATGGTGTTGGATCCAAACGATGCCGAGGATGTGACCCAGGAAATTGTCATTAAAATCATTACCCATTTAGGCAAATTTCAAGGAAGGTCTTCTTTTAGAACCTGGCTGTATCGCATTGTGGTCAATCATATTTTGACCTTGAAGAAAATGCATTGCGAATACATTGTGCAAGATTTTGATCAATATGCCCGCGAATTGAATCAAATGCCGGATCACGATTTTCCATTTCAAGATTCCGAAACTCCGGAGAGTCAACAGATCCTGGAGGAAATCAAATTAAGTTGCACCGCGGGAATGCTCATGTGTTTGGATCGGGAGCAGCGCTTGGTGTATACCCTGGGAGGGATTTTTGAAGTGGACCATAATTTGGGTGCTGAAATTCTGGATATTACCCCAGCCAATTTTCGCCAGAAGCTCTCCAGGGCACGTAAGCAGCTTCACTCCTTTATGCATAATCAATGCAGTTTGGTTAATCCGTCAAATCCATGTAAGTGTGCTAAAAAGACTAAGGCCTTTATTGATTCAGGGGTAGTGGACCCAAACCATTTGGTATATCGGTCTCATTTTACTCGCCGTATCGAACAGATATTAGAAAAGGATCACCACAAAATGGAAAAGGAACTGGATACCATGACCCAATCCCTTTATCAAAATGCACCTTACCAGGAGAGTGAAGCGTTCAAAAAAAAATTGCTCGACTTAATTGACTCCAAACGGTTTCAGGATACCTTGGATTTCGGACGAGAATCTTAG
- a CDS encoding TolC family protein, with protein MKKMIMLVAILYGGMANAQTTLSLAESKKMALKNNVALKNSQLKVEAMQHVKKNAFTNYFPQVNASVFAMKALDPLVEAEVPGGNLPVYNGNPATLPGATEFAYFPGMSVSAMDQLQVAQVNLIQPLYTGGRIHNGNKLAQLGLDVAIQQQALTEKSVLISTEQQYWQLVSLQEKEKTLAKYEELLVSLEKQVNDAYKAGLILKNDLLKVQLKQSELKSNKNRLLNGKKLATMLFCQTIGMTYDSTLVLAEDLQELEAPQSHFALTDAAVANRIEYDLLQKSVDAEQLQKKMARGENLPQVAVGMSGFYYDGITENFEGTSNGLVFATLSIPISDWWGGSHKVKEHKIKEQIAINNFSDTERSLKLQIEKGWIDLVQAYEMVGLMEATQVQADENLRVTQDSYRQGVVTISDLLEAQALQIETSDKLIEAKAQYKLAITAYLQYTGR; from the coding sequence ATGAAAAAGATGATCATGCTCGTGGCTATCCTCTATGGTGGGATGGCTAATGCTCAAACGACATTGAGTTTGGCTGAAAGCAAAAAAATGGCTTTGAAAAACAACGTGGCGCTCAAAAACAGCCAGCTGAAGGTAGAGGCCATGCAACACGTAAAAAAGAACGCGTTCACGAATTATTTTCCCCAGGTTAACGCCTCCGTTTTTGCCATGAAGGCCCTTGACCCATTGGTGGAGGCGGAGGTCCCTGGTGGGAATTTACCCGTGTACAACGGAAATCCGGCGACATTACCCGGGGCTACCGAATTTGCCTACTTTCCGGGAATGAGTGTTAGTGCCATGGACCAGCTCCAGGTAGCTCAGGTCAATTTGATTCAACCGCTCTATACTGGTGGCCGAATTCACAACGGCAACAAGCTGGCTCAATTGGGTTTGGATGTGGCGATTCAGCAGCAAGCCCTAACGGAAAAGAGCGTCTTGATTTCTACCGAACAACAGTACTGGCAACTGGTGTCTTTGCAGGAGAAAGAAAAAACCTTGGCCAAATATGAGGAATTGCTCGTCAGTTTGGAAAAACAGGTGAATGACGCCTACAAAGCGGGATTGATATTGAAGAATGACCTGCTCAAAGTTCAACTCAAACAAAGCGAACTGAAATCGAACAAAAATCGCTTGTTGAATGGGAAGAAGCTGGCCACTATGTTGTTTTGTCAAACCATTGGAATGACTTATGATTCTACCCTGGTATTGGCAGAAGATCTGCAAGAATTGGAAGCTCCACAGTCACACTTTGCGCTTACCGATGCGGCTGTGGCCAATCGAATCGAGTACGATCTGTTGCAAAAGTCGGTGGATGCTGAACAGCTTCAGAAGAAAATGGCTCGGGGCGAGAATCTTCCACAGGTGGCAGTAGGCATGTCAGGGTTTTACTACGATGGAATCACCGAAAACTTTGAAGGTACTTCCAACGGTTTGGTCTTCGCTACGTTATCCATTCCCATTTCCGATTGGTGGGGTGGATCGCACAAGGTGAAGGAACATAAAATCAAGGAGCAGATTGCGATCAACAATTTCTCTGATACCGAGCGCTCCCTCAAGCTACAGATTGAAAAAGGGTGGATCGATTTGGTTCAGGCTTATGAAATGGTAGGACTGATGGAAGCGACCCAGGTTCAGGCGGACGAAAACCTCCGGGTTACTCAGGACAGCTATCGCCAGGGAGTGGTTACCATCTCCGATCTATTAGAGGCTCAAGCTCTGCAAATTGAGACCTCCGACAAATTAATTGAAGCCAAGGCCCAATATAAATTGGCGATCACCGCCTACTTGCAATATACAGGCAGGTAG
- a CDS encoding efflux RND transporter permease subunit: MEKRRFNIIEMAMKHRQIAVVLTTLLVLLGVYALVVMPRNEFPEFTIRQGLIVGIYPGATSEQVEEQLATNVESFLYGFKEVNRAKTYSISKEGMLIVFVEVNNNVDDPDAFWDKIKFGLDQLKPQLPPQVLALIANNEFGETSALLLTVQSESKSYRELEEELKIIETELRKIEAVSKVRHFGLQREQITIYPDKDKLAHYGVKPISVLAAMQMEGSVYYSGELENGELITPIHVPNSFRSEEDIRNQILYADPNGNVVRVKDVAQVIREYPEPDSYIKNNGKKSLLISLEMQTGNNIVQFGEEVDETLAHVQTLISPDVSVSKIADMPSAVGHAIKHFLKEFMIAILAVVVVIILLLPFRVAAVAGVTIPISIFITLGVLYMIGTELHTVSLAGLIVVLGMVVDNSIVIIDSHVEKLDHGDNPWQAAWKSATELFVPVFSATLIIFCSYLPMPLFLEGQSGDFLVSLPITIGVALLASLLVAYLLVPYMCFVFIKQGLHKKEATPKDKKSLLDYLQKAYDKMLEMAMQWPKLTLLAGLLSVVAGGMILAILPQQLFPKVERNQFAVEIYLPEGSTLEQTAFVADSMENMLLADSRVENVATFIGESSPRFHTTYAPQFPAKNYAQLVVNTQNQDQVPEILDEYERTKRNHFPNAYVRMKQLDMLATSAPIEVRISGSSLDSIKLVAQQVEEIMHDHESVIWVRNDYKKPRLGLRLDIDDERANRLGVTRGSVAMSVATGMSGLPVGTVWEGDYPIDVKVMSPKDERNDYADIGNLPVASPLTASRVTVRQVADITNDWTEGQIVRRNGVKTITVRADVQRDKLAYKVLGDLKKGINQLDLDDQVKIGYGGEEESQIESFVPMSIAFAVSIFLIFIILLFQFKTVSYAFLIMTTMPLSLLGAGLGLWLTQYPFGLTAFVGIISLMGIVVRNGIILIDYAIELQKKQGLSLYEAALAAGKRRMRPIFLTSFAAAVGVVPMILSGSTLWGPLGSVVCFGLLVSMLLTLIVLPVLYNVSFGRTENKLQK; encoded by the coding sequence ATGGAGAAGAGAAGATTCAACATCATCGAAATGGCCATGAAGCATCGGCAAATTGCCGTTGTACTCACAACCCTTCTCGTTCTATTGGGGGTGTATGCTCTTGTGGTAATGCCCAGAAATGAGTTTCCGGAATTTACGATTCGTCAGGGACTTATTGTGGGCATATACCCAGGAGCAACTTCCGAGCAAGTGGAGGAGCAATTGGCTACCAACGTAGAGAGTTTCCTCTACGGATTTAAAGAAGTGAATCGGGCAAAAACCTATTCCATTTCCAAAGAGGGGATGCTTATCGTTTTTGTAGAGGTAAATAACAACGTGGACGATCCTGATGCCTTTTGGGACAAGATTAAATTTGGGCTCGATCAGCTCAAACCACAACTTCCGCCCCAGGTATTGGCATTGATTGCCAACAACGAGTTTGGAGAAACCTCGGCTTTATTGCTCACTGTTCAGTCAGAATCCAAATCCTACCGGGAGCTGGAGGAAGAACTCAAAATCATAGAAACCGAACTCCGGAAAATAGAAGCGGTTTCCAAAGTGCGTCATTTTGGCTTGCAGCGCGAACAAATCACCATTTATCCAGATAAGGACAAGCTGGCGCACTACGGAGTAAAACCAATTTCTGTGTTAGCCGCTATGCAAATGGAAGGTTCGGTGTATTACAGCGGTGAGCTTGAAAATGGCGAATTGATCACCCCGATTCATGTACCCAATAGCTTTCGATCGGAGGAAGACATCCGCAATCAGATTCTTTATGCCGATCCAAATGGAAATGTAGTTCGAGTCAAGGACGTCGCTCAGGTTATTCGCGAATATCCAGAACCCGATTCCTACATCAAAAACAATGGGAAGAAGAGTTTATTGATTTCCCTTGAAATGCAAACGGGCAACAACATTGTTCAATTTGGGGAAGAAGTAGACGAAACCCTGGCCCATGTTCAAACCCTGATTTCGCCTGATGTAAGTGTATCCAAAATTGCGGATATGCCTTCGGCCGTAGGTCACGCCATTAAGCACTTTCTCAAAGAGTTTATGATTGCGATATTGGCTGTAGTGGTCGTTATCATTCTGTTGTTGCCATTTAGAGTAGCAGCGGTAGCGGGTGTAACCATTCCGATTTCCATTTTCATCACCCTGGGAGTTTTGTACATGATAGGTACCGAATTGCACACCGTTTCCCTGGCTGGTCTAATCGTGGTTCTCGGTATGGTGGTGGATAATTCCATCGTGATTATCGATAGTCATGTTGAGAAGCTGGATCACGGTGATAACCCCTGGCAAGCGGCCTGGAAAAGTGCAACCGAGTTATTTGTACCGGTTTTTTCAGCTACGCTCATCATCTTTTGTTCCTACTTGCCCATGCCTTTGTTTCTGGAAGGGCAGTCAGGTGACTTTTTGGTTTCTCTACCCATCACCATAGGAGTAGCTCTGTTGGCCTCTTTACTGGTCGCCTACTTGCTGGTGCCTTACATGTGCTTTGTGTTCATCAAACAAGGATTGCACAAAAAAGAAGCGACTCCAAAAGATAAAAAATCGCTACTCGATTATTTGCAGAAAGCCTATGACAAGATGCTCGAAATGGCTATGCAATGGCCGAAGCTCACTTTGTTGGCCGGGCTTCTTTCCGTGGTTGCGGGTGGAATGATTTTGGCCATTTTGCCTCAGCAGTTATTTCCCAAGGTAGAACGGAATCAATTTGCCGTAGAAATCTACTTGCCAGAAGGATCTACACTGGAGCAAACCGCTTTTGTAGCCGACAGTATGGAAAACATGCTCCTGGCGGATAGCCGGGTGGAGAATGTAGCCACATTTATTGGCGAAAGCTCGCCTCGTTTTCACACGACCTATGCACCTCAGTTTCCTGCCAAAAACTATGCGCAATTGGTGGTCAATACTCAGAATCAAGATCAGGTTCCTGAAATTCTGGATGAGTATGAGCGCACCAAACGCAACCATTTCCCGAATGCCTATGTGCGTATGAAGCAACTGGATATGCTGGCAACTTCAGCCCCCATAGAGGTGCGGATTTCTGGAAGTAGCTTGGATTCTATCAAACTTGTGGCTCAGCAAGTGGAGGAGATCATGCACGATCATGAATCGGTTATTTGGGTGCGAAACGATTACAAAAAGCCCCGTCTTGGGCTTCGCCTGGATATTGATGATGAACGCGCCAATCGACTGGGAGTGACTCGTGGATCGGTGGCCATGTCGGTAGCAACAGGAATGTCTGGTCTACCTGTTGGAACGGTTTGGGAAGGAGATTACCCCATCGATGTCAAGGTGATGAGTCCCAAGGATGAGCGCAACGACTATGCCGACATCGGAAATCTTCCTGTCGCATCTCCATTAACGGCAAGTAGAGTGACGGTGCGTCAGGTTGCTGATATTACCAATGATTGGACGGAAGGCCAAATTGTAAGAAGGAATGGTGTGAAAACAATCACCGTTCGAGCCGATGTGCAACGCGACAAGCTGGCTTACAAGGTGCTGGGCGATCTGAAAAAAGGAATCAACCAACTTGATTTAGACGATCAGGTGAAGATTGGTTATGGGGGAGAAGAAGAGAGTCAAATTGAATCTTTTGTACCCATGTCCATTGCCTTTGCGGTGAGCATTTTCCTCATATTCATCATCCTTCTGTTTCAGTTTAAAACCGTGAGTTATGCCTTCCTTATTATGACCACCATGCCCCTGAGTTTATTGGGTGCGGGTCTCGGTCTGTGGTTGACCCAATATCCATTTGGTTTGACCGCCTTTGTGGGAATCATCAGTTTGATGGGGATCGTGGTGAGGAACGGAATTATCCTCATCGATTATGCGATTGAGCTTCAAAAGAAACAGGGACTTTCCTTGTACGAAGCCGCACTGGCAGCAGGAAAGCGTAGAATGCGACCGATATTCTTAACCTCTTTTGCCGCAGCCGTTGGAGTAGTGCCAATGATTCTCAGTGGATCCACTTTATGGGGACCGCTGGGATCGGTTGTGTGTTTTGGACTACTGGTATCCATGTTACTCACTTTGATTGTGCTACCGGTATTGTATAACGTCTCTTTTGGTCGAACCGAAAACAAGCTTCAGAAATGA
- a CDS encoding efflux RND transporter periplasmic adaptor subunit translates to MKKLLICGLPALTLLACSPAESPEASGKELAQNHRSISVRLAKVMPYDGEVTLQYSGVVEANEMTPLSFATTGNVSEVLVNEGDYVTKGQLLAKLDQEMAKNAYDLASQQHQRAQDAYNRLKPMKENGTLPEIDWVEMETNLAQTTTAVAMAQNGIDDCFLKAPRSGVVGSKSITPGMNILPNSTAIQLLDIQSVLVKIPVSEDEIGSLQKGQKARVFIGALGQESVGAIEEIGVSADLLSHTYPVKIEVQNENRKIKPGMVCEVDAILSDEDQGMLVSEKALQLDIEGNQFVYVHQNGNVQKRFIKTIKTLENHLLVSGDLKPGEEVVVAGQQKLVPGLAVNVIR, encoded by the coding sequence ATGAAAAAATTACTGATTTGCGGGCTTCCTGCCCTCACCCTGTTGGCTTGTTCGCCTGCGGAGTCGCCAGAGGCCTCAGGCAAGGAACTGGCTCAGAACCACCGATCGATAAGTGTACGATTGGCCAAGGTTATGCCCTACGATGGGGAAGTAACCCTGCAGTATTCTGGAGTAGTGGAGGCTAATGAAATGACCCCGCTGAGTTTTGCAACTACAGGGAATGTCTCCGAAGTTTTGGTGAACGAGGGTGACTATGTGACCAAGGGGCAGCTACTGGCCAAGCTGGATCAGGAAATGGCCAAAAATGCTTACGACCTCGCTTCTCAGCAACATCAGCGTGCTCAGGATGCCTACAACCGTCTCAAGCCCATGAAAGAAAACGGAACTCTTCCTGAAATTGATTGGGTAGAAATGGAAACGAACCTGGCCCAAACGACTACCGCAGTGGCCATGGCCCAAAACGGGATAGATGATTGTTTCCTAAAGGCGCCAAGATCCGGAGTGGTGGGTTCCAAATCCATTACCCCGGGAATGAATATCCTCCCTAATTCCACCGCAATTCAACTGTTAGATATTCAATCCGTATTGGTTAAAATTCCTGTTTCCGAGGACGAAATCGGTTCCCTGCAGAAGGGGCAGAAAGCTCGGGTATTCATCGGTGCATTGGGGCAGGAATCTGTTGGAGCTATTGAGGAAATTGGCGTTTCGGCCGACCTGCTCTCCCACACCTATCCGGTAAAGATTGAGGTGCAGAATGAAAACCGAAAAATCAAACCGGGTATGGTATGCGAAGTGGATGCCATCCTTTCGGATGAGGACCAAGGAATGCTGGTGTCCGAAAAAGCACTGCAACTGGATATTGAAGGCAATCAGTTTGTGTATGTGCACCAAAACGGTAATGTGCAGAAGCGGTTTATCAAAACCATTAAGACCTTGGAAAATCACCTGTTGGTGAGTGGAGATCTTAAGCCAGGGGAAGAAGTGGTCGTAGCCGGACAGCAAAAGTTGGTTCCCGGATTGGCCGTAAACGTAATTCGATAA
- a CDS encoding TetR/AcrR family transcriptional regulator, giving the protein MSLTKEDIAIQEILDAGRKMFQQFGLNKTTMEDIAKSAGKGKSTLYYYFKSKNDIFDRVIEEEMGDFFESLKSELSKHESIEDKLKTFVAYKFQKTKEKINLYRLTIDTSNAIELSGHFKLLRDKFDQKEIQLVSDMLHDGISNKELAHMDDDEVNLIAELIISSIRGVELDIVTRDRFKTLDSKVELISNIMIKGLK; this is encoded by the coding sequence ATGTCATTAACGAAAGAAGATATCGCCATCCAGGAAATCCTTGATGCGGGTAGAAAGATGTTTCAGCAGTTTGGATTGAACAAAACTACCATGGAAGACATCGCTAAGTCCGCCGGAAAAGGGAAGAGTACACTCTACTATTATTTCAAAAGTAAGAACGACATTTTTGACCGGGTAATCGAAGAGGAGATGGGGGATTTCTTTGAATCTCTAAAATCCGAATTAAGCAAGCATGAGTCCATAGAAGACAAGCTTAAGACCTTTGTTGCCTACAAATTTCAAAAGACCAAAGAGAAGATAAACCTTTACCGGTTGACCATAGATACTTCGAATGCCATTGAATTGAGCGGACACTTCAAATTGTTGAGAGACAAGTTCGATCAAAAGGAAATTCAATTGGTGTCCGATATGCTTCATGACGGAATCAGCAACAAGGAGCTGGCTCATATGGACGATGATGAAGTGAATTTAATCGCTGAGTTGATCATCTCAAGTATTCGGGGTGTTGAATTGGACATTGTAACCCGTGACCGATTCAAAACTTTGGATTCTAAGGTGGAACTCATTTCAAACATCATGATTAAAGGGTTGAAGTAG
- a CDS encoding FdhF/YdeP family oxidoreductase encodes MSTKKTIAQPPEKFTGIILEDASTGAAGPKAVKSALQHIKSEVGMVKGVKVLNRLNQFDGFDCPGCAWPDPNEKRAFLAEYCENGAKAVAEEATKKKAGPDFFAQHSVAELGQWSDFELGKSGRITHPMIKRAEDSHYRPIEWDEAFDLMGKQLNALESPDQAIFYTSGRTSNEAAFLYQLFVRQFGTNNLPDCSNMCHESSGTALSETLGIGKGSVTLDDFDQAEVIVVMGQNPGTNHPRMLSALRDARQQGAEIITVNPLPEAGMMNFRDPQTPKDWIGGGTDLTTEFVQVKINGDLAFLKAVTYLLLQEEKKNPGTVFDHSFIETKTQGYESFIKELETINFSSLCEDAGISEEQVKRCANILMHRKKIIICWAMGLTQHKNAVGNIQEVVNLLLLKGSIGKPGAGTCPVRGHSNVQGDRTMGIWEKPKPAFLDKLDETFGFKSPREHGLDVVESIEHMHRGKAKVFFAMGGNFLSATPDTELTAEALKQCELTVHVSTKPNRSHIIHGKTALILPCIGRSETDIQSSGAQFITVENSMSVVSKSRGDIAPCSNHLLSEVAIISRLAQSTLGSRSQVDWAGMAANYDNIRNSIEKVIPGFENFNQRIRQKGGFRLPNNAHAGDFSPTSTGKANFTVNKWEGKKLDKGRYLMMTIRTHDQYNTTIYGLDDRYRGIKNERRVVLMNAEDMKEEGLKLLDLIHLKSHFQGEIRRAEQFLAIPYDIPRGNVATYFPEANVLVPIGLKADKSNTPASKSVEVSLEKA; translated from the coding sequence ATGAGTACAAAGAAGACGATAGCACAACCTCCTGAAAAGTTTACCGGAATCATTCTTGAAGATGCCTCTACGGGTGCCGCTGGTCCCAAGGCAGTCAAAAGTGCTTTACAGCACATCAAGAGTGAAGTGGGAATGGTGAAAGGGGTGAAAGTGCTCAATCGTTTAAATCAATTTGACGGCTTTGATTGTCCAGGATGCGCCTGGCCCGACCCTAATGAGAAGCGAGCTTTTCTGGCCGAGTATTGCGAGAACGGTGCCAAGGCGGTAGCTGAAGAGGCGACCAAAAAGAAAGCCGGTCCCGATTTCTTTGCACAGCATTCCGTTGCTGAACTTGGACAGTGGTCTGATTTCGAATTGGGCAAATCCGGACGGATTACCCATCCTATGATTAAGCGGGCAGAGGATTCACACTACCGCCCAATAGAGTGGGATGAGGCCTTTGATTTGATGGGGAAGCAATTAAACGCTTTAGAATCTCCTGACCAAGCCATTTTTTACACCTCCGGTCGAACCAGTAATGAGGCTGCTTTTTTGTACCAGCTCTTCGTTCGACAGTTTGGAACCAACAACCTTCCCGATTGCTCTAACATGTGCCACGAAAGTAGCGGTACAGCTCTCTCCGAAACCTTAGGAATAGGCAAGGGTTCGGTAACCCTGGATGATTTTGACCAGGCCGAAGTGATCGTTGTCATGGGACAAAATCCAGGAACCAACCACCCAAGAATGTTATCGGCACTACGTGATGCCCGGCAGCAAGGGGCAGAGATAATTACTGTAAACCCCTTGCCTGAAGCCGGGATGATGAATTTTCGAGATCCGCAGACGCCAAAAGATTGGATTGGTGGAGGCACCGATCTTACCACCGAGTTTGTTCAGGTCAAGATTAATGGCGACCTCGCCTTTCTAAAAGCTGTGACCTACTTGCTTTTACAAGAAGAAAAGAAAAATCCCGGAACGGTTTTCGATCATTCATTTATCGAGACTAAAACGCAGGGTTATGAGTCCTTTATCAAAGAACTTGAAACAATCAATTTTTCATCGCTTTGTGAAGATGCTGGTATTTCGGAAGAGCAGGTGAAAAGGTGCGCCAACATCCTGATGCATCGCAAAAAAATCATCATCTGCTGGGCCATGGGATTGACTCAGCACAAAAATGCGGTAGGCAATATTCAGGAAGTGGTAAACCTGCTTTTGCTCAAGGGAAGTATTGGTAAACCTGGCGCAGGAACCTGCCCGGTTAGAGGACATTCTAACGTTCAGGGGGATAGAACGATGGGAATTTGGGAAAAACCAAAACCCGCTTTTCTGGACAAATTGGATGAAACATTTGGTTTTAAATCTCCTCGTGAACATGGACTCGATGTAGTTGAATCCATTGAGCACATGCACCGGGGTAAGGCCAAGGTGTTTTTTGCCATGGGAGGTAACTTTCTATCAGCCACCCCAGATACCGAATTGACCGCCGAAGCTTTGAAGCAATGTGAGCTTACGGTTCACGTTTCAACCAAACCAAACCGCAGCCACATCATACATGGAAAAACAGCCCTGATATTGCCTTGCATTGGGCGCAGTGAAACGGATATTCAGTCGTCCGGCGCCCAATTTATCACTGTGGAGAACTCCATGAGCGTGGTCTCCAAATCTCGAGGAGACATTGCCCCATGCTCAAATCACCTCCTCAGTGAAGTAGCCATTATATCTCGCTTAGCTCAATCTACTCTAGGAAGTCGCTCCCAGGTAGATTGGGCGGGCATGGCTGCTAACTATGACAATATTCGCAATTCTATTGAAAAGGTGATTCCTGGCTTTGAAAATTTTAACCAAAGAATTCGTCAAAAGGGTGGATTTAGGCTTCCTAATAACGCTCATGCCGGTGATTTTTCTCCAACATCTACGGGAAAGGCCAATTTTACCGTGAATAAGTGGGAGGGTAAGAAGCTGGATAAAGGCCGTTACCTGATGATGACCATTCGCACCCATGATCAGTATAATACGACCATCTATGGTTTAGATGATCGGTACCGGGGAATCAAAAACGAACGTCGGGTAGTTTTAATGAACGCGGAGGACATGAAGGAAGAAGGTTTGAAGCTGTTGGATTTGATTCATCTGAAAAGTCATTTTCAAGGTGAAATTCGAAGGGCAGAACAATTTCTGGCCATTCCATACGACATTCCCCGTGGCAATGTAGCTACCTATTTTCCCGAGGCGAACGTTTTGGTTCCCATTGGTCTAAAGGCAGATAAAAGCAATACTCCGGCTTCCAAGTCCGTAGAAGTGAGCCTGGAAAAGGCCTGA
- a CDS encoding class I SAM-dependent methyltransferase gives MEQEWTESDLKNLAGQLARPSGEQGLKMAEVMNESNLAMTRSAMGALNLESHMSILEVGHGNAGHLKELLGLASPLEYTGLELSETMQLAASELNKELMDNHSIRFDIYDGVKLPYQRARFDRIFSVNTLYFWSNPQEFMSQLYATLKPKGSLILTWAAKAFMQQLPFVKYGFTLYEPQELEELAQSAGFLTASLDKYADKAMDKTGKPVNREYWVIRFSKS, from the coding sequence ATGGAACAGGAATGGACAGAATCGGATCTGAAAAATTTGGCAGGTCAATTGGCCCGGCCAAGTGGAGAGCAGGGTTTGAAAATGGCCGAGGTTATGAATGAATCAAACCTGGCCATGACCCGATCGGCCATGGGAGCTCTGAATCTTGAATCTCACATGAGTATTCTGGAGGTTGGACATGGAAATGCCGGACATTTGAAGGAGCTATTGGGATTGGCTTCACCGCTTGAGTACACCGGATTGGAACTCTCCGAAACCATGCAATTGGCTGCATCCGAACTGAACAAAGAGCTCATGGATAACCATTCCATTCGGTTTGACATCTACGATGGAGTCAAACTTCCTTACCAAAGGGCCCGGTTCGATCGCATTTTTTCAGTTAATACCCTTTACTTCTGGTCCAATCCTCAAGAATTTATGAGCCAGCTGTACGCAACCTTAAAACCGAAGGGAAGCCTGATTTTGACCTGGGCCGCCAAAGCATTTATGCAGCAACTGCCCTTCGTGAAATATGGGTTCACACTATACGAACCACAGGAACTTGAAGAGCTCGCCCAATCGGCCGGATTTCTGACTGCCAGCTTAGATAAGTACGCGGACAAGGCCATGGATAAAACCGGGAAACCGGTGAATCGTGAATACTGGGTAATTCGGTTTTCAAAATCGTAA